A region of Arabidopsis thaliana chromosome 5, partial sequence DNA encodes the following proteins:
- a CDS encoding Disease resistance protein (TIR-NBS-LRR class) family codes for MIQKIATDVSDKLNLTPSRDFEGMVGMEAHLKRLNSLLCLESDEVKMIGIWGPAGIGKTTIARALFDDRLSSSFQHKCFMGNLKGSIKGVADHDSKLRLQKQLLSKIFKEENMKIHHLGAIRERLHDQRVLIILDDVDDLKQLEVLAKEISWFGSGSRIIGTTEDKKILKAHGIHNIYRVDFPSKKDALEILCLSAFKQSSIPDGFEELANKVAKLCSNLPLGLCVVGASLRGEGNQEWERLLSRIESSLDRDIDDILRIGYDRLLTNDKSLFLHIACFFNYAKVDNVTALLADSNLDVGNGFNTLADRSLVRISTYDDGISVLSDSNLDIVLEQSKEPGKREFIIEPEEIRDVLTNETGTGSVIGISFDTSNIGEVSVSKDAFEGMRNLRFLRIYRLLGGEVTLQIPEDMDYIPRLRLLYWDRYPRKSLPRRFKPERLVELHMPRSNLELLWGGIEPLPNLKIINLNRSYRLKEIPNLSKATNLERLTLESCLSLVELPSSISNLHKLEILDVKFCSMLQVIPTNINLASLERLDVSGCSRLRTFPDISSNIKTLIFGNIKIEDVPPSVGCWSRLDQLHISSRSLKRLMHVPPCITLLSLRGSGIERITDCVIGLTRLHWLNVDSCRKLKSILGLPSSLKVLDANDCVSLKRVRFSFHNPMHTLDFNNCLKLDEEAKRGIIQRSVSRYICLPCKKIPEEFTHKATGKSITIPLAPGTLSASSRFKASILILPVESYETEGISCSIRTKGGVEVHCCELPYHFLRVRSEHLFIFHGDLFPQGNKYHEVDVTMSEITFEFSHTKIGDKIIECGVQIMTEGAEGDSSRELEVLKLRVAAAQLGDLLGNLNLEATTITTQMEMEMETMKQKVPSSLKMKTSKPANVGFMSWLRKLGQ; via the exons ATGATCCAAAAGATTGCTACAGATGTTTCAGACAAACTGAATCTCACACCGTCGAGGGATTTTGAGGGGATGGTAGGGATGGAAGCTCACTTGAAAAGATTGAACTCTTTGTTATGCCTGGAAAGTGATGAAGTCAAGATGATTGGAATTTGGGGTCCAGCGGGAATTGGTAAGACTACCATTGCTAGAGCTTTATTCGACGACAGACTCTCTAGCAGTTTTCAACATAAATGTTTTATGGGGAACCTCAAGGGAAGTATTAAGGGTGTTGCTGACCATGATTCCAAGTTGAGGTTGCAAAAGCAACTTCTGTCTAAGATTTTTAAGGAAGAGAATATGAAGATACATCATTTAGGCGCAATACGAGAAAGGCTACACGATCAAAGAGTGCTCATCATTCTTGACGATGTAGATGATCTAAAGCAATTAGAGGTATTGGCTAAAGAAATCTCTTGGTTTGGTTCTGGAAGCCGAATCATCGGTACCACAGAAGATAAGAAGATTTTGAAGGCACATGGGATTCACAATATCTACCGTGTGGATTTTCCATCGAAGAAAGACGCTCTTGAGATCTTATGTCTCTCTGCATTCAAACAAAGCTCTATACCAGATGGTTTTGAAGAGCTTGCCAATAAAGTAGCTAAGCTTTGCAGCAACCTTCCATTAGGCCTTTGTGTCGTGGGTGCATCTTTGCGTGGGGAGGGCAATCAAGAGTGGGAACGTCTATTATCTAGGATCGAATCTAGTCTTGATAGGGATATCGATGACATATTACGAATCGGATATGACAGATTGTTGACGAATGATAAATCTCTATTCCTTCACATTGCATGCTTCTTCAACTATGCAAAGGTTGATAATGTGACAGCCTTGTTAGCTGACAGTAACTTGGATGTTGGAAATGGTTTCAATACCCTAGCCGATAGATCTCTCGTGCGTATATCTACCTATGATGATGGGATATCTGTGCTTTCTGATAGTAACTTGGAT ATAGTTCTTGAACAGTCTAAGGAGCCCGGGAAACGTGAATTTATAATTGAGCCAGAAGAGATTCGTGATGTACTGACAAATGAAACA GGTACTGGATCAGTCATTGGTATATCATTTGATACATCCAATATCGGAGAGGTTTCTGTAAGTAAGGATGCTTTTGAAGGAATGCGAAATCTCCGTTTCCTAAGAATCTATAGGTTGTTAGGTGGTGAAGTTACTTTGCAAATACCAGAAGATATGGATTATATACCTCGTCTTAGGTTACTATATTGGGATCGCTATCCAAGAAAAAGTCTTCCTCGGAGATTCAAGCCGGAACGTCTCGTGGAACTCCATATGCCACGCAGCAATCTCGAGCTGCTCTGGGGAGGAATCGAG CCCCTTCCTAATCTCAAGATCATAAATCTGAACCGATCCTATAGGTTGAAAGAAATCCCAAATCTTTCGAAAGCCACTAATCTCGAGAGATTGACACTTGAGAGCTGCTTAAGTTTGGTGGAGCTTCCCTCTTCTATTTCTAATCTACACAAACTGGAGATTCTAGATGTTAAATTCTGCTCTATGCTACAAGTTATTCCCACCAACATCAACTTAGCATCTCTTGAGAGACTCGACGTGAGTGGTTGCTCACGATTGAGAACTTTTCCAGATATCTCCAGTAACATCAAGACACTCATTTTCGGAAATATAAAGATAGAAGATGTCCCTCCATCAGTTGGATGTTGGTCTCGTCTTGATCAACTTCACATTAGCAGCCGAAGCCTCAAGAGATTGATGCATGTACCACCATGTATAACTTTGCTATCTCTGAGAGGTAGTGGTATAGAGAGGATTACAGATTGCGTCATAGGTCTCACTCGTCTACATTGGCTGAATGTCGATAGCTGCAGAAAACTCAAGTCAATTCTGGGTCTCCCCTCCTCCCTCAAGGTCCTAGATGCAAATGATTGTGTATCACTCAAGAGAGTACGCTTCTCTTTCCATAACCCAATGCACACACTCGATTTCAACAACTGTTTGAAACTggatgaagaagcaaaaagaggAATCATACAACGATCAGTGTCCAGGTACATATGCTTACCATGTAAAAAGATCCCTGAAGAGTTCACTCACAAAGCAACAGGCAAATCCATAACCATCCCTCTGGCACCTGGTACTCTCTCTGCTTCCTCAAGGTTTAAGGCTTCCATTCTCATTTTGCCAGTTGAGAGCTACGAAACTGAAGGTATAAGTTGTAGTATAAGAACCAAAGGAGGTGTTGAAGTTCATTGCTGCGAGCTTCCATATCACTTTTTGCGTGTTCGGTCAGAACACCTGTTTATATTTCATGGTGACTTGTTTCCCCAAGGAAACAAATACCATGAAGTGGATGTGACTATGAGCGAGATTACATTTGAGTTCAGCCACACTAAAATCGGTGACAAGATTATTGAGTGTGGTGTACAGATCATGACAGAGGGAGCTGAGGGTGACAGTAGCAGGGAATTGGAAGTTTTGAAACTGAGAGTAGCAGCAGCCCAGTTGGGAGATTTGTTGGgaaatttgaatttggagGCAACAACAATCACCACACAGATGGAAATGGAGATGGAAACTATGAAGCAGAAGGTTCCAAGTTCTCTCAagatgaaaacatcaaaaccagCAAACGTTGGTTTTATGAGTTGGCTTCGGAAGCTTGGtcagtga
- a CDS encoding Disease resistance protein (TIR-NBS-LRR class) family (Disease resistance protein (TIR-NBS-LRR class) family; FUNCTIONS IN: transmembrane receptor activity, nucleoside-triphosphatase activity, nucleotide binding, ATP binding; INVOLVED IN: signal transduction, defense response, apoptosis, innate immune response; LOCATED IN: intrinsic to membrane, chloroplast; CONTAINS InterPro DOMAIN/s: ATPase, AAA+ type, core (InterPro:IPR003593), NB-ARC (InterPro:IPR002182), Leucine-rich repeat (InterPro:IPR001611), Toll-Interleukin receptor (InterPro:IPR000157), Disease resistance protein (InterPro:IPR000767); BEST Arabidopsis thaliana protein match is: Disease resistance protein (TIR-NBS-LRR class) family (TAIR:AT5G41750.2); Has 3146 Blast hits to 2582 proteins in 174 species: Archae - 0; Bacteria - 334; Metazoa - 256; Fungi - 13; Plants - 2498; Viruses - 0; Other Eukaryotes - 45 (source: NCBI BLink).), which translates to MASSSSSSSSSHIRRHHVFSRFHGPDVRKGFLSHLHSLFASKGITTFNDQNIERGQTIGPELIQGIKEARVSIVVLSKNYASSSWCLDELVEILKCKEALGQIVMTSGVFGKAFEKTCQGKNEEVKIRWRNALAHVATIAGEHSLNWDNEAKMIQKIATDVSDKLNLTPSRDFEGMVGMEAHLKRLNSLLCLESDEVKMIGIWGPAGIGKTTIARALFDDRLSSSFQHKCFMGNLKGSIKGVADHDSKLRLQKQLLSKIFKEENMKIHHLGAIRERLHDQRVLIILDDVDDLKQLEVLAKEISWFGSGSRIIGTTEDKKILKAHGIHNIYRVDFPSKKDALEILCLSAFKQSSIPDGFEELANKVAKLCSNLPLGLCVVGASLRGEGNQEWERLLSRIESSLDRDIDDILRIGYDRLLTNDKSLFLHIACFFNYAKVDNVTALLADSNLDVGNGFNTLADRSLVRISTYDDGISVLSDSNLDIVLEQSKEPGKREFIIEPEEIRDVLTNETGTGSVIGISFDTSNIGEVSVSKDAFEGMRNLRFLRIYRLLGGEVTLQIPEDMDYIPRLRLLYWDRYPRKSLPRRFKPERLVELHMPRSNLELLWGGIEPLPNLKIINLNRSYRLKEIPNLSKATNLERLTLESCLSLVELPSSISNLHKLEILDVKFCSMLQVIPTNINLASLERLDVSGCSRLRTFPDISSNIKTLIFGNIKIEDVPPSVGCWSRLDQLHISSRSLKRLMHVPPCITLLSLRGSGIERITDCVIGLTRLHWLNVDSCRKLKSILGLPSSLKVLDANDCVSLKRVRFSFHNPMHTLDFNNCLKLDEEAKRGIIQRSVSRYICLPCKKIPEEFTHKATGKSITIPLAPGTLSASSRFKASILILPVESYETEGISCSIRTKGGVEVHCCELPYHFLRVRSEHLFIFHGDLFPQGNKYHEVDVTMSEITFEFSHTKIGDKIIECGVQIMTEGAEGDSSRELEVLKLRVAAAQLGDLLGNLNLEATTITTQMEMEMETMKQKVPSSLKMKTSKPANVGFMSWLRKLDGDGEYEPEAVKLCKCLPINQHKRYIALFFSRREFFGNNLKRWIYLSLQSDVRIDSGRRLGISTQHLILQ; encoded by the exons atggcttcttcttcttcttcatcttcttcgtctcacATAAGGAGACACCATGTCTTTTCGCGCTTCCACGGTCCAGATGTCCGTAAAGGGTTTCTCAGTCATTTACACAGTCTCTTTGCAAGCAAAGGTATCACGACTTTCAATGATCAGAATATCGAGAGAGGCCAGACGATCGGACCTGAGCTCATACAAGGGATTAAAGAAGCTAGAGTCTCGATCGTTGTGCTCTCGAAGAATTACGCTTCTTCCAGCTGGTGTTTAGATGAACTTGTGGAAATCTTGAAGTGCAAAGAAGCTTTGGGGCAGATTGTGATGacg AGTGGAGTGTTCGGGAAAGCTTTTGAGAAGACTTGTCAAGGGAAAAATGAGGAGGTGAAGATCCGATGGAGAAATGCTTTGGCACATGTCGCTACCATTGCTGGGGAACACTCTCTTAATTG GGATAATGAAGCAAAGATGATCCAAAAGATTGCTACAGATGTTTCAGACAAACTGAATCTCACACCGTCGAGGGATTTTGAGGGGATGGTAGGGATGGAAGCTCACTTGAAAAGATTGAACTCTTTGTTATGCCTGGAAAGTGATGAAGTCAAGATGATTGGAATTTGGGGTCCAGCGGGAATTGGTAAGACTACCATTGCTAGAGCTTTATTCGACGACAGACTCTCTAGCAGTTTTCAACATAAATGTTTTATGGGGAACCTCAAGGGAAGTATTAAGGGTGTTGCTGACCATGATTCCAAGTTGAGGTTGCAAAAGCAACTTCTGTCTAAGATTTTTAAGGAAGAGAATATGAAGATACATCATTTAGGCGCAATACGAGAAAGGCTACACGATCAAAGAGTGCTCATCATTCTTGACGATGTAGATGATCTAAAGCAATTAGAGGTATTGGCTAAAGAAATCTCTTGGTTTGGTTCTGGAAGCCGAATCATCGGTACCACAGAAGATAAGAAGATTTTGAAGGCACATGGGATTCACAATATCTACCGTGTGGATTTTCCATCGAAGAAAGACGCTCTTGAGATCTTATGTCTCTCTGCATTCAAACAAAGCTCTATACCAGATGGTTTTGAAGAGCTTGCCAATAAAGTAGCTAAGCTTTGCAGCAACCTTCCATTAGGCCTTTGTGTCGTGGGTGCATCTTTGCGTGGGGAGGGCAATCAAGAGTGGGAACGTCTATTATCTAGGATCGAATCTAGTCTTGATAGGGATATCGATGACATATTACGAATCGGATATGACAGATTGTTGACGAATGATAAATCTCTATTCCTTCACATTGCATGCTTCTTCAACTATGCAAAGGTTGATAATGTGACAGCCTTGTTAGCTGACAGTAACTTGGATGTTGGAAATGGTTTCAATACCCTAGCCGATAGATCTCTCGTGCGTATATCTACCTATGATGATGGGATATCTGTGCTTTCTGATAGTAACTTGGAT ATAGTTCTTGAACAGTCTAAGGAGCCCGGGAAACGTGAATTTATAATTGAGCCAGAAGAGATTCGTGATGTACTGACAAATGAAACA GGTACTGGATCAGTCATTGGTATATCATTTGATACATCCAATATCGGAGAGGTTTCTGTAAGTAAGGATGCTTTTGAAGGAATGCGAAATCTCCGTTTCCTAAGAATCTATAGGTTGTTAGGTGGTGAAGTTACTTTGCAAATACCAGAAGATATGGATTATATACCTCGTCTTAGGTTACTATATTGGGATCGCTATCCAAGAAAAAGTCTTCCTCGGAGATTCAAGCCGGAACGTCTCGTGGAACTCCATATGCCACGCAGCAATCTCGAGCTGCTCTGGGGAGGAATCGAG CCCCTTCCTAATCTCAAGATCATAAATCTGAACCGATCCTATAGGTTGAAAGAAATCCCAAATCTTTCGAAAGCCACTAATCTCGAGAGATTGACACTTGAGAGCTGCTTAAGTTTGGTGGAGCTTCCCTCTTCTATTTCTAATCTACACAAACTGGAGATTCTAGATGTTAAATTCTGCTCTATGCTACAAGTTATTCCCACCAACATCAACTTAGCATCTCTTGAGAGACTCGACGTGAGTGGTTGCTCACGATTGAGAACTTTTCCAGATATCTCCAGTAACATCAAGACACTCATTTTCGGAAATATAAAGATAGAAGATGTCCCTCCATCAGTTGGATGTTGGTCTCGTCTTGATCAACTTCACATTAGCAGCCGAAGCCTCAAGAGATTGATGCATGTACCACCATGTATAACTTTGCTATCTCTGAGAGGTAGTGGTATAGAGAGGATTACAGATTGCGTCATAGGTCTCACTCGTCTACATTGGCTGAATGTCGATAGCTGCAGAAAACTCAAGTCAATTCTGGGTCTCCCCTCCTCCCTCAAGGTCCTAGATGCAAATGATTGTGTATCACTCAAGAGAGTACGCTTCTCTTTCCATAACCCAATGCACACACTCGATTTCAACAACTGTTTGAAACTggatgaagaagcaaaaagaggAATCATACAACGATCAGTGTCCAGGTACATATGCTTACCATGTAAAAAGATCCCTGAAGAGTTCACTCACAAAGCAACAGGCAAATCCATAACCATCCCTCTGGCACCTGGTACTCTCTCTGCTTCCTCAAGGTTTAAGGCTTCCATTCTCATTTTGCCAGTTGAGAGCTACGAAACTGAAGGTATAAGTTGTAGTATAAGAACCAAAGGAGGTGTTGAAGTTCATTGCTGCGAGCTTCCATATCACTTTTTGCGTGTTCGGTCAGAACACCTGTTTATATTTCATGGTGACTTGTTTCCCCAAGGAAACAAATACCATGAAGTGGATGTGACTATGAGCGAGATTACATTTGAGTTCAGCCACACTAAAATCGGTGACAAGATTATTGAGTGTGGTGTACAGATCATGACAGAGGGAGCTGAGGGTGACAGTAGCAGGGAATTGGAAGTTTTGAAACTGAGAGTAGCAGCAGCCCAGTTGGGAGATTTGTTGGgaaatttgaatttggagGCAACAACAATCACCACACAGATGGAAATGGAGATGGAAACTATGAAGCAGAAGGTTCCAAGTTCTCTCAagatgaaaacatcaaaaccagCAAACGTTGGTTTTATGAGTTGGCTTCGGAAGCTTG atggagatggagaatATGAGCCTGAAGCTGTTAAGCTCTGTAAAT GTCTTCCCATTAACCAGCATAA AAGATATATTGCTCTGTTCTTTAGTCGTCGCGAATTCTTTGGGAACAATCTTAAGAGATGGATTTATCTGAGTTTGCAGAGTGATGTTAGAATTGATTCTG GTAGGAGATTGGGAATTTCGACGCAGCACCTGATTCTCCAGTGA
- a CDS encoding Disease resistance protein (TIR-NBS-LRR class) family (Disease resistance protein (TIR-NBS-LRR class) family; FUNCTIONS IN: transmembrane receptor activity, nucleoside-triphosphatase activity, nucleotide binding, ATP binding; INVOLVED IN: signal transduction, apoptosis, defense response, innate immune response; LOCATED IN: intrinsic to membrane, chloroplast; CONTAINS InterPro DOMAIN/s: ATPase, AAA+ type, core (InterPro:IPR003593), NB-ARC (InterPro:IPR002182), Leucine-rich repeat (InterPro:IPR001611), Disease resistance protein (InterPro:IPR000767), Toll-Interleukin receptor (InterPro:IPR000157); BEST Arabidopsis thaliana protein match is: Disease resistance protein (TIR-NBS-LRR class) family (TAIR:AT5G41750.2); Has 30201 Blast hits to 17322 proteins in 780 species: Archae - 12; Bacteria - 1396; Metazoa - 17338; Fungi - 3422; Plants - 5037; Viruses - 0; Other Eukaryotes - 2996 (source: NCBI BLink).), which translates to MASSSSSSSSSHIRRHHVFSRFHGPDVRKGFLSHLHSLFASKGITTFNDQNIERGQTIGPELIQGIKEARVSIVVLSKNYASSSWCLDELVEILKCKEALGQIVMTSGVFGKAFEKTCQGKNEEVKIRWRNALAHVATIAGEHSLNWDNEAKMIQKIATDVSDKLNLTPSRDFEGMVGMEAHLKRLNSLLCLESDEVKMIGIWGPAGIGKTTIARALFDDRLSSSFQHKCFMGNLKGSIKGVADHDSKLRLQKQLLSKIFKEENMKIHHLGAIRERLHDQRVLIILDDVDDLKQLEVLAKEISWFGSGSRIIGTTEDKKILKAHGIHNIYRVDFPSKKDALEILCLSAFKQSSIPDGFEELANKVAKLCSNLPLGLCVVGASLRGEGNQEWERLLSRIESSLDRDIDDILRIGYDRLLTNDKSLFLHIACFFNYAKVDNVTALLADSNLDVGNGFNTLADRSLVRISTYDDGISVLSDSNLDIVLEQSKEPGKREFIIEPEEIRDVLTNETGTGSVIGISFDTSNIGEVSVSKDAFEGMRNLRFLRIYRLLGGEVTLQIPEDMDYIPRLRLLYWDRYPRKSLPRRFKPERLVELHMPRSNLELLWGGIEPLPNLKIINLNRSYRLKEIPNLSKATNLERLTLESCLSLVELPSSISNLHKLEILDVKFCSMLQVIPTNINLASLERLDVSGCSRLRTFPDISSNIKTLIFGNIKIEDVPPSVGCWSRLDQLHISSRSLKRLMHVPPCITLLSLRGSGIERITDCVIGLTRLHWLNVDSCRKLKSILGLPSSLKVLDANDCVSLKRVRFSFHNPMHTLDFNNCLKLDEEAKRGIIQRSVSRYICLPCKKIPEEFTHKATGKSITIPLAPGTLSASSRFKASILILPVESYETEGISCSIRTKGGVEVHCCELPYHFLRVRSEHLFIFHGDLFPQGNKYHEVDVTMSEITFEFSHTKIGDKIIECGVQIMTEGAEGDSSRELEVLKLRVAAAQLGDLLGNLNLEATTITTQMEMEMETMKQKVPSSLKMKTSKPANVGFMSWLRKLGQ; encoded by the exons atggcttcttcttcttcttcatcttcttcgtctcacATAAGGAGACACCATGTCTTTTCGCGCTTCCACGGTCCAGATGTCCGTAAAGGGTTTCTCAGTCATTTACACAGTCTCTTTGCAAGCAAAGGTATCACGACTTTCAATGATCAGAATATCGAGAGAGGCCAGACGATCGGACCTGAGCTCATACAAGGGATTAAAGAAGCTAGAGTCTCGATCGTTGTGCTCTCGAAGAATTACGCTTCTTCCAGCTGGTGTTTAGATGAACTTGTGGAAATCTTGAAGTGCAAAGAAGCTTTGGGGCAGATTGTGATGacg AGTGGAGTGTTCGGGAAAGCTTTTGAGAAGACTTGTCAAGGGAAAAATGAGGAGGTGAAGATCCGATGGAGAAATGCTTTGGCACATGTCGCTACCATTGCTGGGGAACACTCTCTTAATTG GGATAATGAAGCAAAGATGATCCAAAAGATTGCTACAGATGTTTCAGACAAACTGAATCTCACACCGTCGAGGGATTTTGAGGGGATGGTAGGGATGGAAGCTCACTTGAAAAGATTGAACTCTTTGTTATGCCTGGAAAGTGATGAAGTCAAGATGATTGGAATTTGGGGTCCAGCGGGAATTGGTAAGACTACCATTGCTAGAGCTTTATTCGACGACAGACTCTCTAGCAGTTTTCAACATAAATGTTTTATGGGGAACCTCAAGGGAAGTATTAAGGGTGTTGCTGACCATGATTCCAAGTTGAGGTTGCAAAAGCAACTTCTGTCTAAGATTTTTAAGGAAGAGAATATGAAGATACATCATTTAGGCGCAATACGAGAAAGGCTACACGATCAAAGAGTGCTCATCATTCTTGACGATGTAGATGATCTAAAGCAATTAGAGGTATTGGCTAAAGAAATCTCTTGGTTTGGTTCTGGAAGCCGAATCATCGGTACCACAGAAGATAAGAAGATTTTGAAGGCACATGGGATTCACAATATCTACCGTGTGGATTTTCCATCGAAGAAAGACGCTCTTGAGATCTTATGTCTCTCTGCATTCAAACAAAGCTCTATACCAGATGGTTTTGAAGAGCTTGCCAATAAAGTAGCTAAGCTTTGCAGCAACCTTCCATTAGGCCTTTGTGTCGTGGGTGCATCTTTGCGTGGGGAGGGCAATCAAGAGTGGGAACGTCTATTATCTAGGATCGAATCTAGTCTTGATAGGGATATCGATGACATATTACGAATCGGATATGACAGATTGTTGACGAATGATAAATCTCTATTCCTTCACATTGCATGCTTCTTCAACTATGCAAAGGTTGATAATGTGACAGCCTTGTTAGCTGACAGTAACTTGGATGTTGGAAATGGTTTCAATACCCTAGCCGATAGATCTCTCGTGCGTATATCTACCTATGATGATGGGATATCTGTGCTTTCTGATAGTAACTTGGAT ATAGTTCTTGAACAGTCTAAGGAGCCCGGGAAACGTGAATTTATAATTGAGCCAGAAGAGATTCGTGATGTACTGACAAATGAAACA GGTACTGGATCAGTCATTGGTATATCATTTGATACATCCAATATCGGAGAGGTTTCTGTAAGTAAGGATGCTTTTGAAGGAATGCGAAATCTCCGTTTCCTAAGAATCTATAGGTTGTTAGGTGGTGAAGTTACTTTGCAAATACCAGAAGATATGGATTATATACCTCGTCTTAGGTTACTATATTGGGATCGCTATCCAAGAAAAAGTCTTCCTCGGAGATTCAAGCCGGAACGTCTCGTGGAACTCCATATGCCACGCAGCAATCTCGAGCTGCTCTGGGGAGGAATCGAG CCCCTTCCTAATCTCAAGATCATAAATCTGAACCGATCCTATAGGTTGAAAGAAATCCCAAATCTTTCGAAAGCCACTAATCTCGAGAGATTGACACTTGAGAGCTGCTTAAGTTTGGTGGAGCTTCCCTCTTCTATTTCTAATCTACACAAACTGGAGATTCTAGATGTTAAATTCTGCTCTATGCTACAAGTTATTCCCACCAACATCAACTTAGCATCTCTTGAGAGACTCGACGTGAGTGGTTGCTCACGATTGAGAACTTTTCCAGATATCTCCAGTAACATCAAGACACTCATTTTCGGAAATATAAAGATAGAAGATGTCCCTCCATCAGTTGGATGTTGGTCTCGTCTTGATCAACTTCACATTAGCAGCCGAAGCCTCAAGAGATTGATGCATGTACCACCATGTATAACTTTGCTATCTCTGAGAGGTAGTGGTATAGAGAGGATTACAGATTGCGTCATAGGTCTCACTCGTCTACATTGGCTGAATGTCGATAGCTGCAGAAAACTCAAGTCAATTCTGGGTCTCCCCTCCTCCCTCAAGGTCCTAGATGCAAATGATTGTGTATCACTCAAGAGAGTACGCTTCTCTTTCCATAACCCAATGCACACACTCGATTTCAACAACTGTTTGAAACTggatgaagaagcaaaaagaggAATCATACAACGATCAGTGTCCAGGTACATATGCTTACCATGTAAAAAGATCCCTGAAGAGTTCACTCACAAAGCAACAGGCAAATCCATAACCATCCCTCTGGCACCTGGTACTCTCTCTGCTTCCTCAAGGTTTAAGGCTTCCATTCTCATTTTGCCAGTTGAGAGCTACGAAACTGAAGGTATAAGTTGTAGTATAAGAACCAAAGGAGGTGTTGAAGTTCATTGCTGCGAGCTTCCATATCACTTTTTGCGTGTTCGGTCAGAACACCTGTTTATATTTCATGGTGACTTGTTTCCCCAAGGAAACAAATACCATGAAGTGGATGTGACTATGAGCGAGATTACATTTGAGTTCAGCCACACTAAAATCGGTGACAAGATTATTGAGTGTGGTGTACAGATCATGACAGAGGGAGCTGAGGGTGACAGTAGCAGGGAATTGGAAGTTTTGAAACTGAGAGTAGCAGCAGCCCAGTTGGGAGATTTGTTGGgaaatttgaatttggagGCAACAACAATCACCACACAGATGGAAATGGAGATGGAAACTATGAAGCAGAAGGTTCCAAGTTCTCTCAagatgaaaacatcaaaaccagCAAACGTTGGTTTTATGAGTTGGCTTCGGAAGCTTGGtcagtga